A portion of the Gossypium arboreum isolate Shixiya-1 chromosome 8, ASM2569848v2, whole genome shotgun sequence genome contains these proteins:
- the LOC108472737 gene encoding uncharacterized protein LOC108472737, with protein sequence MNRGRGAPDRDAVYTKARQQALVYLACHREDGDAPDVIMGMFFIHKIPHSAIIDIGSTHSYVACTVTMKLGIPVENTPSGITILSPLVQSVRVNKVFKDVPLEIQGVIFLADLMDLPFEEFDLILGMYWLVKHRGCEAFLVYVSVSKVRDSSMKDIRIVKDFPDVFPEELLRLPLEHDVEFGIDLFPGTAPVSITRYRMASKDLMELKAQI encoded by the exons ATGAACCGTGGTCGTGGAGCACCGGACAGAGATGCTGTTTATACTAAGGCGAGGCAGCAGGCACTGGTTTATCTTGCATGTCACCGAGAGGATGGGGATGCTCCAGATGTTATAATGGGTATGTTCTTTATCCATAAAATTCCTCATTCCGCAAtaatagatataggatctacccattcttatgttgCTTGCACTGTTACTATGAAATTGGGGATTCCGGTTGAGAATACTCCTAGTGGAATTACTATTCTAAGTCCACTAGTACAGTCTGTTAGGGTAAATAAGGTCTTTAAGGATGTTCCCTTGGAGATACAAGGAGTTATCTTTCTGGCTGATCTTATGGATCTACCTTTCGAAGAATTTGACCTAATACTGGGCATGTATTGGTTAGTTAAACATCGG ggttgtgaggcgttctTGGTCTACGTCAGTGTTTCAAAGGTGAGGGACTCTTCAATGAAGGATATCAGAATAGTTAAGGATTTTCCCGACGTATTTCCTGAAGAGCTACTAAGATTACCTCTAGAACATGACGTGGAGTTTGGGATTGACCTCTTTCCTGGTACGGCTCCGGTGTCCATCACCCGTTATAGAATGGCATCGAAAGATCTCATGGAGCTTAAGGCCCAGATTTAA